The DNA segment CCGCCAGGCCGTCGGGAAAGACGTCGAGGACTTCGGGATCGATCAGAACGACATTTGCTCCCTGAGCGTACCTTGTCGCGGTCACACCGCGGACCGCGCCAGAGAAGTCGTACTCAGGCCGCAACGTATCGCGATCGGCCGTCGCCCGGCGCCTGCTACCCTTTCGCTTCATATCGCCTCCGCTCTTGTGGGGTCGCTCGCCTTGCGGAGATCAGACGGGTCCGCGGCGAGCGCTCTGCAAAGGCTACCACGCACAGCCGCTGTTGGCTCGACATCCCGAGCAGCAGGTGCCGCTGCTCGTTGACCGAGTGCTCCGGATCGAGCATCAGAAGTGCGAGCGGGTCGCCGAAGACCGTGGAGGCCTCGTCGAAGGTCACTCCGTGCTTGCCGGCGTTTGCGTCGG comes from the Candidatus Rokuibacteriota bacterium genome and includes:
- a CDS encoding BrnT family toxin, whose product is MAYFFEWDPAKADANAGKHGVTFDEASTVFGDPLALLMLDPEHSVNEQRHLLLGMSSQQRLCVVAFAERSPRTRLISARRATPQERRRYEAKG